A single Cucumis melo cultivar AY chromosome 4, USDA_Cmelo_AY_1.0, whole genome shotgun sequence DNA region contains:
- the LOC103494976 gene encoding uncharacterized protein LOC103494976: MGTLFGRIQISILIILLMGLCSNCVQDSSSIHSLLRSMGLPAGLVPKQAKSYTLAQNGRLEVYLDAPCMAKYENRVIFDTVFSANLSYGSLIGVEGMSQEELFLWLPVKDIIVNYPTSGVILIDIGVAHKQLSLSLFEDPPDCNPQVTLRNPLRRQRGFESLR; encoded by the exons ATGGGTACCCTGTTTGGGAGAATTCAGATCTCAATACTCATCATCTTGTTAATGGGTTTATGCAGCAATTGTGTTCAAGAttcttcttccattcattctctTTTGCGATCCATGGGGCTACCGGCAGGGCTTGTTCCGAAGCAAGCGAAATCTTACACACTCGCTCAAAATGGTCGTTTGGAAGTGTATTTAGATGCTCCATGTATGGCTAAATATGAGAATAGAGTGATTTTCGACACTGTTTTTAGTGCTAATCTTAGCTATGGAAGCTTGATTGGTGTGGAGGGTATGTCTCAAGAAGAGCTTTTTCTATGGCTACCTGTTAAAGATATCATTGTTAATTACCCTACTTCTGGTGTTATTCTTATTGATATTGGTGTTGCTCATAAACAACTCTCTTTGTCTCTCTTTGAAGATCCTCCTGATTGTAACCCTCAAG TTACATTGAGGAATCCTTTGAGGAGGCAAAGAGGCTTTGAATCTCTGAGATGA